The Oceanicaulis alexandrii DSM 11625 DNA segment CGCCGCGCGCGACCACATTGGGCAGGCTGGCGGCCTCGATCGGGCTCAGCCCCCAGTCGAGCATGCCGACGAGCGATTTGGCGGTGTAAGCGATGATCGAGTTGCCGCCGGGCGAGCCTGTGGCCAGTTCAAACGCGCCGTCTGAATCGAGCACGATGGTGGGCGACATGGACGAGCGGGGACGCTTGCCCGGCTGGACGGCGTTGGGCAGCAGTCGGCCGTCCTCGTCACGCGCGATGAAGGAGAAGTCGGTGAGCTGGTTGTTGAGGAAGAAGCCGCCCACCATGCGACCCGACCCGAACGGGCTTTCCACGGTCGTGGTCATGGAGACCACATCGCCGTCCGCGTCCATGATCACGAAATGGCTGGTGCCCGGACGATCATCGGTGGCGTCGTCGGGCTGCTCGTCAGCGCCCGGCGGCGTACCGTGGGTGACGGCGGGAATGGCCTGGGCGGGATCAATCAGCCCGGCGCGCGCGGCGAGATAGTCGCGATCCAGAAGCCCTTCGACCGGCACGTCCACAAACGCCGTGTCGCCCACATAATGATCACGATCGGCATAGGCGAGGCGGCTCGCCTCGATGAACAGCGCCCAGCCGTCCGCTGTTTCGGGACCATGCGCGCTCATGTCGAAGGTCTCGAGCATGCCCAGAATGGCGCCCACGGCGATCCCGCCGGAGGCGGGCGGGGGAGCCGAGCAAATCTGATAGCCGCGATAGGGCGAGCACAAAGCGCTGACCTTTTCAGGCTCGTAATTCGCCAGATCCTCCACGGTCAGATAACCGGGACGGGGCGCTTCATTGACCGTGGCGACGATGTCCTGGGCGAGATCGCCTTCATAGAAATTGCGCCAGTCCTGCGCGATCAGACGCAGGCTGTCGGCATAATCGGGATTGGTCAGCACATGACCGACGGGCCAGGCCTCGCCGTTTTCGTCAAACAGATAGCGGGCGGCGGCGCCGCTCTCTTCCATGTCGGTGAAGCCGGCCATGCGCTGGGAAATATTGCTCAGGCGCGGCGCGACCTCAAAGCCGGTGTCTGCGAGGTCGATGGCGAATGTGAAATTCTCCGCCCAATCCAGCGCGCCATGCTCTGAATGGGCCATGTGCAGCATGGCGATGGCGCCGGGCGCCCCTGTGGACAGGCCCGAGCGCCACGCCTGAACATACGGGTAGGGGGCGCCGGTTTCGGGATTGATGAACAGGTCTTCGTCCGCGCTCATCGGTGCGCGCTCACGCCCGTTATAGACGCTGACCTCGCCGGTATCCGCCTCGTAATGGACCATGAAGGCGCCGCCGCCAATGCCCGAGCTTTGCGGCTCCACAAGGCTGAGCACGGTCTGCACCGCGATGGCGGCGTCCACCGCATCGCCGCCGGCGCGCAGGGCGGCGAGCCCGGCCTCGACGGCGTCCGGGTTCGCGGCGGCGACCATGCCGCCAACCGGCGCCGTGGCGGCCGGTGCGTCCGCTTCAATTGACGGCGCCGGGCTTGTTTCGGACGGCGCGTTGCAGCCCGCAAGGGCGATGGCGGAGGCGGCGGTCAGCAAGGTGAAGCGGGTCATGGAGTCCTTTCACAGCCCTTTGGAGGCCGGTTTCGCGTCTGGGCCGGTTTACAGGCCGGGAGTTTCGAACGGACGGGCCTCGTCCATCAAGTAGTCTTTCAATCGCCGTGCAGCGCTATGCAGCGCGCGACCGTCTGGCCAAACGATATGATACCCCCAACCAAGCGGGGTCACGCCAGAGCCGATCAGGAACACCAAACGACCGGCGGCGATGTCGGGCTCCGCCAGGCTTCGCCGCGCCAGCGCCAGTCCGCGCTGATGAACAGCGGCCTCCAGCACATGGTCGTGGCGGTTGTAGCGGTCCCCGCTCAGCGTGTCGGCGCGTTTGACGCCGCGTTGAGCCAGCCATTGCGCCCAGCTGGGTCCCACCGGTTCGCCGCCCGTACGCTCATGATGGACCAGCGGCATGGTCTCAACGGCGGTGCGCCAGTTCACAAGGTCCGGTTTTGGTCCCAGCAGGGTCGGTGAAAGCGCAGGCGTCAGGCTTTCGCTCAAAAGCTCCAGCGCCTGGACACCAGAAGGGGGCGTGTCTGAAAACCGGATTTCCAGGTCCAGCTGGAACCGGTGCAGGCTTTCAGGTGCAGGGTCCGTCACCAATTGCACCCGATAGTCGCGATGCTCGGCTTCAAAGCGATTGATGCGAGAAGACAGCCACCGCGCCGCGAACGCGCCAGGCGCGCCCAGCCGGATCAGGCCAGGGTCCTGATGCGCGCTTAACCGGACGCTGGCTTCGCGCAGCCGCTGAAACGCATCATGGACCATTTCTGCGGTGGCGCGTCCCTGGGCGGTCAGCGCCACGCCGCGCCCGGCGCGGACGGTCAGTTTCGTGCCGATCAGCTCTTCCAGCAGCCGGATCTGTTGAGACACGGCGCCGCTCGTCACCCCCAGTTCTGCGGCCGCCTGGGTCACGCTTCCGTGACGGGCCACGCACTCAAACGCCCGCAAGGCGTTGAGCGGCAAGGGCGGTGCATGGCTAAGAGTTAGATTTTCTAAATCCATCTTCAGTGTTGCTCAATTGTGTTGCGCTGCGACATCGTTCAGCGTTTCGCTTGATCCATCGTCGTACGTATATCTGCCATTTGATATAGCAGGTATATTTTATGATGAAGGTGTGCGTGCATTGAGGGGTGCACTGGTTTTGTGTCTTTTGAGCAAAAGGGTGTGACACAATGAAAAAGATTTTGGGCGCCGTATCATTAGCTGCGCTGACGGCTGCGACGGCTTACGCACAATCCGCTGACACTGACGACACCATCGTGGTGGTGGGAACCCGGTCCGAGGGCCGGACCGCGCTTCAAACCACAGCGCCTGTAGACGTGGTGGATGTCAGCGCGCTTGAAAACACCGGGATCACCGAACTCAACGCGGCGCTGGCGTACAGCTTGCCGTCGTT contains these protein-coding regions:
- the ggt gene encoding gamma-glutamyltransferase: MTRFTLLTAASAIALAGCNAPSETSPAPSIEADAPAATAPVGGMVAAANPDAVEAGLAALRAGGDAVDAAIAVQTVLSLVEPQSSGIGGGAFMVHYEADTGEVSVYNGRERAPMSADEDLFINPETGAPYPYVQAWRSGLSTGAPGAIAMLHMAHSEHGALDWAENFTFAIDLADTGFEVAPRLSNISQRMAGFTDMEESGAAARYLFDENGEAWPVGHVLTNPDYADSLRLIAQDWRNFYEGDLAQDIVATVNEAPRPGYLTVEDLANYEPEKVSALCSPYRGYQICSAPPPASGGIAVGAILGMLETFDMSAHGPETADGWALFIEASRLAYADRDHYVGDTAFVDVPVEGLLDRDYLAARAGLIDPAQAIPAVTHGTPPGADEQPDDATDDRPGTSHFVIMDADGDVVSMTTTVESPFGSGRMVGGFFLNNQLTDFSFIARDEDGRLLPNAVQPGKRPRSSMSPTIVLDSDGAFELATGSPGGNSIIAYTAKSLVGMLDWGLSPIEAASLPNVVARGDTVNIEEGFDETLMAELRDRGFTIQGGRGENSGIHIIRELEDGTLIGAADPRRDGIAEQP
- a CDS encoding LysR substrate-binding domain-containing protein, yielding MDLENLTLSHAPPLPLNALRAFECVARHGSVTQAAAELGVTSGAVSQQIRLLEELIGTKLTVRAGRGVALTAQGRATAEMVHDAFQRLREASVRLSAHQDPGLIRLGAPGAFAARWLSSRINRFEAEHRDYRVQLVTDPAPESLHRFQLDLEIRFSDTPPSGVQALELLSESLTPALSPTLLGPKPDLVNWRTAVETMPLVHHERTGGEPVGPSWAQWLAQRGVKRADTLSGDRYNRHDHVLEAAVHQRGLALARRSLAEPDIAAGRLVFLIGSGVTPLGWGYHIVWPDGRALHSAARRLKDYLMDEARPFETPGL